The DNA segment TTATAGGAAATCTCTACCATCAAGTATTACATGATCAATAGTTTTTTAATGGATGAAGTTACTACTTGCCATTCCTTGAGGGAGCAACAATTATctaaaaatccattttttgtTTGGTTGTGGCAGGGTTTTCGGTATGTGGCATCTGGCCCAATGGTTAGGTCTTCATACAAGGCAGGAGAATTCTATATCAAGTCAATGATTGAATCAGATCGTGCAGCTTCTAATTCACAGCCTACCCGACCTTGATTATTGTTACCATTTTTATTGGTCATCTGTCCCCAACAATCCCTACATAATTTAACCATGTTGCATGTAAGTTGACACGTTGGCAAATTGGACTTTTGATTTGATGCATTTGTCAAATTCTTGTGCTCCTTATCCGCTGCAGATGTATATCATTCACTGTAGCCATAGATTTTGCTCTGCTGCTTAATAACATCTCCCCTTCCTCCTGTTCTTGCTGATCAGCGTGGGGGTATCGCTGTTCTTGTAATATCGGAATTGGAATTATATTTATTTGCTATTTGTATAGGTTTACGTCTATACCATTTTGCTTGTTCATACAAAAACTCAATTATTGGATTTCAATGCAAAAGCAGGTTCAACTGTGAACGAGTTGACATAAAGGCTCTGGTAATTTTCTTCTCTAGTCCTCATTCTCTACAGAAGATAAGGTTAGGAAAAGATGTAAAGTTCTCTGTAGagtggttatatatatatatatgtatatatatatgttttatagAAGAACGTTAAAAAGGAACGTCAAGTGAACATTAAACATCTTTTTACGATTCCCGTCTGATTTTCAAGTTATATCTTAAGCCAATCCCCTGCCCCGTATTAAACACGCATTGACAGTTTCTTCTACATTGGTACTGGGCGTCGAGCCATTTCACTGCCAACTCTGCCACAGCTCCACTCTCTGTTTCTGGAGGGTCTCGCCCAGGTGCTTTCCTTTCCCACCCAAAATTCAGTACCCTCGAACgttatattcaaaatttcaaattctaatatCTCATTCCGATTATCTTCCATCTCCATTCCCATTTTCGACATTCACCACTCTATGGGTTGTTGCTGTAGCAGAGCCTTGGACAGAGGTCAGCCTCATATCCTGGATAAGCATCATCGTTTTGCTAAACCTCCGTCACCGGGATGGTTCGACACTGATGTTGGGAACATCCCAGCCAATGGAACCCCGGAAGAAGAAACCGTCAAAGAAGTCCTCTCAGAGACTCCCATTGCTAAGCCATGTACCGTACAACAAACAGTCCCAAAGAACAAGTCTTCCGAGCTGAAAGTAAAAGCAAGTGAAATGGATGGTTCATTCAGCAAAAGGGAGGAAAGTATCGTTTCAGTTTCGGAGACATCTCAGGTTACAGAATGGTGCAGCAATGTGAGCGAAAGCATGTCAATGGCGACCACCATTTCGGAGCAAAGGGAAGGGGATGAAGCATCAAGTAAGAGCAGAGAAATTGGTCGAAATACAAAACCGAAGATTCGCAGAAAGCGGCCATACTCCGGCGACGCATCATACCGAAGAGAACAGAGAGACAAATGTGCAACAAAGAGACCTGCTGAACTTTTACCAGAGAAGAAGTCTCGTGTTAA comes from the Benincasa hispida cultivar B227 chromosome 5, ASM972705v1, whole genome shotgun sequence genome and includes:
- the LOC120077414 gene encoding uncharacterized protein LOC120077414; its protein translation is MGCCCSRALDRGQPHILDKHHRFAKPPSPGWFDTDVGNIPANGTPEEETVKEVLSETPIAKPCTVQQTVPKNKSSELKVKASEMDGSFSKREESIVSVSETSQVTEWCSNVSESMSMATTISEQREGDEASSKSREIGRNTKPKIRRKRPYSGDASYRREQRDKCATKRPAELLPEKKSRVNCRYTHGTTESREARTRKLNGGRHEQQSGVSHGRRSRSPATRTVRETNKTGNMKSSGMKMTGQAGDQPETMTTEKTGEGKMEKPMDDAIQPPNESIENPLVSLECFIFL